From the Terriglobales bacterium genome, the window GCCAGCTGTGGCGCCGTCAATTGCCAGCGTGTTGGGCTGGCCATTGAACATCTGAACGCCGGTGGAGTCGCCGAATACCTTGTACATACTGAGCCGCGCATCCACGCTGACGTTATCCGAGACCTTGGCGTTGAAGCGCAACCGCAGACGATTGGTGAACAGGGCGTCGGTGTCATCCTTGTAGCCGGGGGTGTAAACCCCGGGAGCCTGCATCAGGTACCCCATCAACTGCTGTTGCATGGCCGCCGGGAACTGTCCCATCGACGACTTCAGTTGGTTGAAGGTCAGATTGTTGCTGAAGTATTGATAGGAGCCGTAGTTGGTGGCAACCTGGCCATCCAGGAAGCCCTTGAATTGCGCCGGAGTCATGGCTTGCAGCATGGCCGGATCAAAGGGCATGCCGAGCCCGCCTTGGGCAGTAGGCGCCGTCGCCCACAACGTGCGCACCACCAGGTTCTGAAGGTTCATGCCGTCATAGTAAGAGGGCACATTGCCGCGGATGGAGTGTGCCTCGAAGCGGTAGTCCCCGCTCCAATTCAGCCGGTCGGCATAGGACTTCTTTTCCGTCTCGCGAACGCGTTCGTCAATGTCCTTGACGTTGGCCTGGAGCTCGGGAACAGAAACCGTATCCTTGGCCGAGGATTGCGGCTGCTGCGAGGATTTCTCCTGCGCCGACAGACGCTGCTCCAGGGCCGTAATCGTCTTCTTGAGTTGGTCCACTTCCTGGCGAAGCTGTGTCGTGTCGTCCGCCTTGGGGGGCGGCGATTGCGCCCACAGCCCCGTCGTGATCAACAGTACCAGGACTGCCAGTATGAGCCTGCGCATGATGATTTCCTCTCCGCGATGAATTTCGAGCACCTACGAAGCTTCCGTGAAGGAGGGTGGTCGGCCTCTCCTGGAACGGAATGTTGCGCCGGTTCGGTTGCCGTGGCTGTGATGCCGGTCACGGATTGCTGTGTTGCGAAATATCGAAACTGAGAAGTTGCGAAACTCACGCGACAACGTGAGGCGCGTCACAGACGTTTTCGGGCTTCGCGTCCAGACTCTGTTCAAACAGTTGCGAAATATCGCAACTGTGCAGGAGAAGAAAACATGCAACGCAGCAGGCCGACCATCCTCATGCTTGCACTCATCCTGGCTCTCGCGGTGGCCGTATCGGCCGCCAGCAAGGGCAGCGACACCAAGGGCAAGTACTACTTCAAGCAGAATTGCAAGACCTGCCACACCAAGGGAGCTGCCGGAGGCGAGATCACGCCGCTGAACAAGAAGATGTCGCAGTGGACGACGTACTTTCAATCCGGCAAGCACGCGCACGGCAAAGAGCCGCTGACCAAGTACATGTCCGAGGAGCAGCTGCGCGACGTGGAAGCATTCTTGACCAACCACGCCGCGGATTCGCTGCAGCCGGAAACCTGCGGCAAGGACTAGCCGCCTCCACCAGCGCCGGTCCGGCATGCGGGCGGGCGCATCAGGCGAGGAACTATGGACCGCCGACGATTCTTGACTTTCGCGGCGGGAGGGGCGGCGGGCGCGGCACTGGCGTCATCGGTGTCATGCGTCCAGCCCTTCCTGAAGAAGCAGCCGGTGGCGGCTGCGGCGCGCCAGGATATTCCCACCACGTGCGAGATGTGCGTCAACAAGTGTTCCATCATCGCGGTGGTGGAAAACGGAAAAATCAGCAAGCTCAATCCCAACCCGGAGAGCCCGCGCTCGCGCGGCATGGTCTGCGCCCGCGGCAATGCCGGGCTGCAGCAGGTCTATGATCCGGCGAGGCTGAAGAAGCCGCTCATCCGCGCCGGCGCTCGCGGCGAAGGCAAGTGGAGGACGGCGAGTTGGGAGGAAGCTTTCGATTTCGCCGCCGGCAAGCTGGCCAAGGTCAAGGAGCAGTACGGTCCCCAGGGAAGCATGTGGTCTTCGACGGAGAGCTTCGCCGAGACTTTCTTCAAGAGCCTGGGACTGGCCTTCGGTTCGCCCAACGTGGAGCGCCATCCCACGCTCTGCCTCGCCTCGGTGAACCTGGCCTACTCGCTCACCTTCGGCACGGTGCCATCTTTTGATCTCGCCAACGCTCGCTACATCATCATGTCGGGCGCGAACCGGTTGGAGTCTTTCATCATGCCGGACACGGTGGACCTGATCGGGTCCACGACGGAACGCAAGGCCCGCCTTATCTACCTTGATCCGCGTTTCACCGTCACTGCCTCGAAGGCAGACGAGTGGTTCCCCATCAAACCCGGCACCGATCTCGCTTTCGTGCTGGCCATGTTGAACGTCATCATCGGCGAGCAGCGTTACAACAAAGAGTTTGTAGCGAACTACACGTCCGGCTTCGATCAACTGGCCGAACACGTCAAATCCCACACACCGGAGTGGGCGGAAATCGAAACCGAAATTCACGCCAATGACATCCGGCGCGTGGCGCGCGAGTTTGCCGATGCCGCCCCCCGCGCTGTGTATTATGCCGGACGCCGCTCGTCGTGGTACCGCGAAGACTTCCAGTTCCGCCGGGCGCAAGCCATCCTCAATGCGATTGTGGGGAACTGGGACCGTCAGGGTGGGATGGTTCCAAACGCCAAAATCGCCCTCGGCGAGTTGCTCTTCCTCCCTTGGGACGATCCGACAGCGCCGCGCGTGGATGAAATGGATAAGAATTTTCCGTTAGCTGCCAAGGGCGATGGAGCGTATTTGAAAATGCGCGAGAACGTCCTGGCCGGTGTTCCCTACCCGGTAAAGGCGTGGATGGTGCACAAGCAAGATCCAATGAACGCGTTGCCGGAGCAGGCGAAGACCGTGCGCATGATCGAGCAGATGGACTTCCTTGGCGTCATCGACGTACAGATGAGCGACACCGCCTGGTACGCGGACGTTGTTTTTCCCGAATCCAGCTATTTGGAACGCCAGGATCCGATTGAAGTGCTGCCCGGAATCGTGCCGGTGGTTGTCTACCGGCCTCCTGTCATCAAGCCTTTGCACGACACGAAATCGACATTGGAAATCGTGCAGGGACTCGCCAAGCGGCTAGGACTGTCACAGTACTTCGATTACACCATCGACAAATGGGTGGATGCGCAAGCGAAAGGTCTGCCGCTGGACACGCCGTTGGAGTACCTGAAGCACCATGGCGTGTGGTCGCCGCCGGATGGAGCGAAATACGGCGCCACCCTGAATCCAGATCACCGCTTCGTGACCAAGTCCGGGAAGATCGAGCTTTACTCCGAGCGGTTGCAGGAGGCGGGTTACGATCCGCTGCCCGTTTATCACACGCCGATGCAACCGCCAACCGGCACCTTCCGCCTGATCCTGGGTCGACGCGCGTACTTTACCCAGGCAAACACTACCAACAACCCGTGGCTGAACACGTTCGCGCCGGAGAACGTGTTGTGGATGCATCCGCGAGCGGCGAGGCAAGCCGGGATCGACGACGGGCAGATGGTTGAGGTCGCCAGTTCCGTGGGCTCTTTGCGGTTGAAGGCCAGGGTCACACAGGAGATTCGTCCCGATTGCGTGTTCACCATGCACGGGTACGGGAAGCGATCGCAGTGGCAGCGCCTGGCCGCGGGTCGCAATGCGTCGGATGCAGAGATCATCGAAACCGCGTGGGACAAAGTGTCCGGCGGAGGCGCTTTCCACGAGACCTTTGTGAAGGTCAGAAAGGCATAGGGTCATGGCGGCAAAGCAAAGACGCTTCGCGATCGTCATTGATGGCAGAAAATGCATCAACTGCAAAGCCTGCAACGTGGCTTGCCGCGCCCAGCACGGCGTGCCGATCAAGCACAGTCGCAACTGGATGAATGAGGAAACGCGCGGCGAGTTTCCCCGGCTGCTGGCGGTGTTTGAGCCGGAGCAGTGTCACCACTGCGAACACCCGGCTTGCGTCAGGGTGTGTCCGACCGGCGCGTCCTACCAGCGTCCCGACGGCATTGTGGCGGTCAACGATTCCGACTGTGTCGGCTGCCGCTATTGCGTGATCGCTTGCCCGTATGACGCCCGTTTCTTCCGCGAGGACCGGGGTGTGGTGGAGAAGTGCGATCTGTGCGCGAAGCGAGTTGACCGCGGCGAGCTGCCGGCATGTGTGGAGACATGTCCAGGCAAGGTGCGCACCTTCGGCGACATCAACGATCCTGACAGCAAGCTGGCGCAACTGCTGGCGACGCGTCAGTACCACTTTAAGAAATCGGAAGCGGGTACCGGCCCGCACCTTTACTACCTTTTGTGAGGAGCCGCCCGTGAAGACGATGGAGTGGGGATTTCTCATCATCTTGTACCTTTTTCTCGGCGGGCTTTCAGCGGGCCTGTTCTTCGCCTCCGCCGTCGCGACGTTCTTCAACGATGCCGACGACCGTCTCAAGCGCATTGCGCGCTGGGGCGCCTTGCTGGCGCCGTGGCCGGTGGCGCTGGGCAGTACCGTCCTGATCTTCGACTTGGGGAATTGGTACCGGTTCTACAAGCTGTTCCTGCACTTCCGCTGGGTGAGCCCGATGTCAATCGGGGCCTGGTTGCTGATGCTGTTCACGCTGGTGTCGCTGGTTTATGCCTATGCCTGGTTGCTGGAGAAAGAACGGCAGTGGCTGTTTTCGAAACTGCCGCGGCCCTTCAGCTTCCTGCAAGCGCTGAACGTTGACATTGACACCTACCGGCGCACGTTGGCGGCTATCGGGACACCTCTCGCGGTGGGAGTGGGAATCTACACCGGGGTGCTGCTGGGCGCGGTGCAGTCGCGACCCTTCTGGAACACGAATCTTGTCGCGCAGTTATTCCTGTTTTCGGCTCTTTCGACTGGTTGCGCGGTCCTGATGCTGGCATTCGCCCTCAGCAGAAAGGCGGTGGCCGTCGAGGAACTGCGCATGTTGTACGTGCTCGACATTGGATTGCTCACGCTCGAGTTTTTCATCGTGCTGCCCTATCTGGTACACGGACAGCTTTCGGTGGAGGCGGTCCGCGATTCCCTCCATCTCATCTTGGGTGGGCCGTTTACGGTCGTGTTCTGGGTGTTTTTTCTCTGGTTCGGCCTGTTGCTGCCGCTGGGGATCGAGATTGGCGAAATGATGCCGGCACTCTTGTATAAGTCCTCGCTCCACGCGCGCAAGTGGCTGGTTGGCGCCACCGCAGTGCTAATTCTCTCCGGCGGCTTTCTGCTGCGGTATGTCTTCGTGTTCGCGGGCCAAATGAGCGCATTTAAGTAAGCAAAGGTCTCATCATGCACAATGGAAATCATCAGGCATTGGAAGACGAGATTTACGACCGGCAGGTAGGTATCTGCAAGGCCTTCGCCAATCCCACCCGGTTGCGAATTTTGGACATGATCGCCACTCGCGACCAGACCGGCTCTCAGCTGCAGCGCAAGCTCGGCGTCAGTACCGCCAACCTCTCGCAACACCTTGCGGTCCTGAAAGCGGCCGGCGTGATCATCACGCGCCGCGAGGGGAAGCACCTGCACTGCTCGTTGGCTATCCCGGAAGTGAAACAAGCGTGCCACCTGATCCGCAATGTGCTGCGGGCGCAGCTGCGCAATGGACAGCGGCTTGGGGTGTAACCCCAATGTGACCAGCGTCACAGAGCGGGCGGACATGGGTCGTGTACCATAGGCTCAGTTTCGCAGTTATGAAACTGATAAACCTATGACACGCAAGAACAACGGAGTCAAAAACGAAATCTTCGAGCGGCAAGCCGCCATCTGCAAGGCTTTTGCCCATCCCACTCGTCTGCATTTGCTCGATCTGCTGGGCAAAGGTGAGTGCGGTGTAGGCTCGCTGCAGAACCGGCTCGGCATCAGCAAGGCCAACATCTCACAGCACCTGACCGTGTTGAAGTCGGCGGGCGTGGTGATCACCCGCCGAACCGGCAAACAGGTCTATGCCGCGCTGGCGATCCGCGAGGTCAAGCAGGCCTGCCATCTCATCCACCGAGTGCTTCGGACGCAGATCCGCAAGCAGCATCGGCTCGCCGGCTAACCTTTCTCTCCCAGCCGATCATGCGAACCGATCTCAAGAACGCGATCGCGGAACTGCGAAAAGGCGATTCCGATGCCATGGAGCGGGCGCTGGCGTCACTGCAGCAAACGGCGTTTGCCTTCAGCATGAAGGTGTGCGGCCATCGGGAAGATGCAGAAGACACGGCCCAGGAGACCCTGATCCGTGCCATGCCGGAACTCGCGCACTTCGACAGCCCGGAAGCGCTTGCGGTCTGGCTCTACAAGGTTGCGCGCAGCCACTGCCTGATGCGCCGCCGGCGCAGCAAATTCGCGGGCAAGCAAGACCTGTCGCTGGAAGAGCTCATGCCCGACCGCGCCGAACTGGAAGCATTGACCGCATCACGGCAGTCCGGCCCGGAGCAACAGCTATTGCGCGAAGAAAGCCGCGAAGAGCTGCAGCGCGCCGTGCTGAAAGTTCCGCCCGACTATCGCATGGTGCTGGTGCTGCACGACATGGAGGAACTGTCCACGGAGGAGGTGGCGCAGGTGACCGGCCTGCGTCCGGGCACGGTGCGCGTGCGCCTTCATCGCGCACGGATATTCCTGCGCAACGAACTGGCACTGAAGGGCAAGCCGATTGTTACCCGCCGGAAGGCGCAACCCTCGGCGCGTTGCAAGCGGCTGTTTGCGATGCTGTCGGATTACCTCGACCAGGAAATCGATCCCTCTCTCTGCGACAGCGTGGATGGCCATCTCGGGGATTGTCCGCCATGCAAGGCATACCTCGCCAGCCTGGAGGAAACCGTCCGCCGCTGCCGGCGCCATTGCACCGAGGAACTCAAAACTGAAGTCCGGGCGCGAGTGCGCGAACTGATTCGGGAATCCGCCCTCGCCAAGGCCGCACGCTAGCCGCCATGGATCACCGACCCGAAGCCAAGTTTCTGTAACAATTCTCCATTGGAATGCATTTATCAGTGCTCTCTTATGGAGGTTTGCCGTGATCCAAGCTTCAGTCGTGCTGACGCATCCCACGGGAAACGGGCGTCAGTTTGTGGTCACCACCGGCAGCGGACATCACCTGATCGTTGACGACGCGGTCGGCGCCACCGGCCCTAAGCCCATCGAACTGGTCGCTGCTGCCCTGGCCGGTTGCACAGCCTTTGACGTCATCAACATCCTGCGCAAGAAACGACAGAACATTACCGCCTATGAGGTGCACGTCGAGGCGGATCAGCCGGCCGACCCACCGCAGGTGTTCACGAAGGTTCGCATCCGCCACATCGTCACGGGAGTAAGTGTTGACCGTGAGGCGTTGGAGAGCGCCATACACCTATCGGAGACGAAGTACTGCTCCGTAGGCGCCATGGTGCAGAAGAGCGCCGAGTTGAAGACCACCTACGAAATTATTCCTGCCA encodes:
- a CDS encoding molybdopterin-dependent oxidoreductase produces the protein MDRRRFLTFAAGGAAGAALASSVSCVQPFLKKQPVAAAARQDIPTTCEMCVNKCSIIAVVENGKISKLNPNPESPRSRGMVCARGNAGLQQVYDPARLKKPLIRAGARGEGKWRTASWEEAFDFAAGKLAKVKEQYGPQGSMWSSTESFAETFFKSLGLAFGSPNVERHPTLCLASVNLAYSLTFGTVPSFDLANARYIIMSGANRLESFIMPDTVDLIGSTTERKARLIYLDPRFTVTASKADEWFPIKPGTDLAFVLAMLNVIIGEQRYNKEFVANYTSGFDQLAEHVKSHTPEWAEIETEIHANDIRRVAREFADAAPRAVYYAGRRSSWYREDFQFRRAQAILNAIVGNWDRQGGMVPNAKIALGELLFLPWDDPTAPRVDEMDKNFPLAAKGDGAYLKMRENVLAGVPYPVKAWMVHKQDPMNALPEQAKTVRMIEQMDFLGVIDVQMSDTAWYADVVFPESSYLERQDPIEVLPGIVPVVVYRPPVIKPLHDTKSTLEIVQGLAKRLGLSQYFDYTIDKWVDAQAKGLPLDTPLEYLKHHGVWSPPDGAKYGATLNPDHRFVTKSGKIELYSERLQEAGYDPLPVYHTPMQPPTGTFRLILGRRAYFTQANTTNNPWLNTFAPENVLWMHPRAARQAGIDDGQMVEVASSVGSLRLKARVTQEIRPDCVFTMHGYGKRSQWQRLAAGRNASDAEIIETAWDKVSGGGAFHETFVKVRKA
- a CDS encoding 4Fe-4S dicluster domain-containing protein, yielding MAAKQRRFAIVIDGRKCINCKACNVACRAQHGVPIKHSRNWMNEETRGEFPRLLAVFEPEQCHHCEHPACVRVCPTGASYQRPDGIVAVNDSDCVGCRYCVIACPYDARFFREDRGVVEKCDLCAKRVDRGELPACVETCPGKVRTFGDINDPDSKLAQLLATRQYHFKKSEAGTGPHLYYLL
- a CDS encoding metalloregulator ArsR/SmtB family transcription factor — its product is MTRKNNGVKNEIFERQAAICKAFAHPTRLHLLDLLGKGECGVGSLQNRLGISKANISQHLTVLKSAGVVITRRTGKQVYAALAIREVKQACHLIHRVLRTQIRKQHRLAG
- a CDS encoding cytochrome c; the encoded protein is MQRSRPTILMLALILALAVAVSAASKGSDTKGKYYFKQNCKTCHTKGAAGGEITPLNKKMSQWTTYFQSGKHAHGKEPLTKYMSEEQLRDVEAFLTNHAADSLQPETCGKD
- a CDS encoding OsmC family protein — its product is MIQASVVLTHPTGNGRQFVVTTGSGHHLIVDDAVGATGPKPIELVAAALAGCTAFDVINILRKKRQNITAYEVHVEADQPADPPQVFTKVRIRHIVTGVSVDREALESAIHLSETKYCSVGAMVQKSAELKTTYEIIPANVAELVEVGVHGQ
- a CDS encoding metalloregulator ArsR/SmtB family transcription factor produces the protein MHNGNHQALEDEIYDRQVGICKAFANPTRLRILDMIATRDQTGSQLQRKLGVSTANLSQHLAVLKAAGVIITRREGKHLHCSLAIPEVKQACHLIRNVLRAQLRNGQRLGV
- a CDS encoding sigma-70 family RNA polymerase sigma factor, with translation MRTDLKNAIAELRKGDSDAMERALASLQQTAFAFSMKVCGHREDAEDTAQETLIRAMPELAHFDSPEALAVWLYKVARSHCLMRRRRSKFAGKQDLSLEELMPDRAELEALTASRQSGPEQQLLREESREELQRAVLKVPPDYRMVLVLHDMEELSTEEVAQVTGLRPGTVRVRLHRARIFLRNELALKGKPIVTRRKAQPSARCKRLFAMLSDYLDQEIDPSLCDSVDGHLGDCPPCKAYLASLEETVRRCRRHCTEELKTEVRARVRELIRESALAKAAR
- the nrfD gene encoding NrfD/PsrC family molybdoenzyme membrane anchor subunit → MEWGFLIILYLFLGGLSAGLFFASAVATFFNDADDRLKRIARWGALLAPWPVALGSTVLIFDLGNWYRFYKLFLHFRWVSPMSIGAWLLMLFTLVSLVYAYAWLLEKERQWLFSKLPRPFSFLQALNVDIDTYRRTLAAIGTPLAVGVGIYTGVLLGAVQSRPFWNTNLVAQLFLFSALSTGCAVLMLAFALSRKAVAVEELRMLYVLDIGLLTLEFFIVLPYLVHGQLSVEAVRDSLHLILGGPFTVVFWVFFLWFGLLLPLGIEIGEMMPALLYKSSLHARKWLVGATAVLILSGGFLLRYVFVFAGQMSAFK